A stretch of Rhodohalobacter mucosus DNA encodes these proteins:
- a CDS encoding DUF4242 domain-containing protein yields the protein MPKYVIKRSIPGIGKMSDDEQRKVAEQSNRVLNSLGPDIQWLHSYVREEGTHCVYIAKNEEIIHKHAEISGASVLEITRVETIIDPTTAEG from the coding sequence ATGCCAAAATATGTCATTAAACGGTCCATACCGGGTATAGGCAAGATGTCTGATGATGAGCAGAGAAAAGTTGCAGAACAGTCAAACCGCGTACTGAACAGTCTTGGACCCGATATCCAGTGGCTGCACAGTTATGTGAGGGAAGAAGGCACGCACTGTGTCTATATCGCCAAAAACGAAGAGATCATACATAAACACGCCGAAATCAGCGGGGCCTCCGTGTTGGAAATTACCAGGGTGGAGACGATCATCGACCCCACTACCGCAGAAGGTTAG
- a CDS encoding ABC transporter permease/M1 family aminopeptidase: MIISLFSFEWLYQRKQWALFAAILLFFVTGLQIGGQGFAPDLINYNAPYQISYYTSIFTLGAVFAIMFFVISGVLRDRTHTFEEIVFSSGIRKHHFFISRFSGGFLFSLIAVSPLVLGMMTGAHLFDHDPGRMAPFSGMLYAWNWLVFVVPNVFICTVLIFSVGLLSKNRMAIYASAVLVYVLYFVCSFYFESPILAGSAPAHSKDLTAAALGDPFGISAFMEQSRYLTPVQKNSVWVSMEGYFLLNRTLWISISFVLLGITYRLFSFRTLQERNQKTSALADDAPASKSTYEPRSVVLKTKRALWAGFFAQSRLGVKQLLKSLPFQIILACTAFVMGSEFYSTLVEGGSYSESLYPLTSVLADLNNMAIFLFGFLLIIFFSGEWVWKERNINMHQILDATPFSNTGFFLSKVSVLICIPILLITLEIVIAIAFQLVLGAPQIHTGVYLALYYFQGVPLLFYILLALFLQSLLPNKYLAIAVTGLLAAAFGTNLSGTLGIEHPLLRIGAMPDVTFSGMTGVDNNAYAFYLLSGHWMILGCILSLLAFRGWRRGVEERFMDRVRQIVTGWPAQHAIILIVLILAFLGTSSMILYKTNIEVDYLSTAKRLDLLAEYEKKYKPYESLGQLFPVSITTDMDLYPVDRSYRVDARYLLINKSEMPVERVLITEKKPTSDVRLEGAALTGQDAALGTFEYEFHSPVMPGDTVAFSYTADGTHLGLFSGHDLVDNGSLVHLADFSPFLGYADSREIRDRSERRKRGLPDRIEEIPSDADFDVPESGFGRVQFETTLSVPASQRGISVGSLEEEWTENGRNYYRYKADVPVMPAITYQSAAYDVDMEFYGGIRMEYYTHPGHDYNMCTISESARHTLDYALREFGEYRHDHLRIVQVPSVWRFGGYAPAGTISMTEDRLYLVDERDPEAFSLVAKRTIHEVAHQWWGHLLATQNISGGSIFVEGFAKYTEGVVMEKHYGMPSLYQLGESAGHRYFTGRSYASTPEQPLYLEQGEGYMLYGKSYFVMMALKELIGETRLNGVLRTLVERHKDETDPTVTAPDFLDELYRVTPEENHSLIDDWFKKIITYDLSVTGAEYDRLPDGSYDITLTIEAEKLESVDGVESPGSMNEPVPIALFSEHPSRASGDQILWLNPLEIRSGSQQITLKVNSLPRYASIDPYGTRPDPVRRDNTLQLPVEAD; encoded by the coding sequence ATGATTATCTCGTTATTCTCATTCGAATGGCTCTATCAAAGAAAACAGTGGGCGCTGTTTGCAGCCATTCTGCTTTTCTTTGTCACGGGGCTTCAAATAGGCGGACAGGGGTTTGCACCGGACCTGATCAACTACAACGCACCGTACCAAATCAGTTACTATACCTCCATTTTTACACTGGGGGCTGTATTCGCCATCATGTTTTTTGTAATCAGCGGTGTACTGCGCGACCGCACCCACACGTTTGAGGAGATTGTATTCAGTTCCGGAATTCGCAAGCATCACTTTTTCATCAGCAGGTTTTCCGGGGGCTTTCTCTTCAGCCTGATTGCCGTGAGTCCGCTCGTGCTCGGAATGATGACGGGAGCCCACCTTTTCGATCATGATCCCGGCCGGATGGCCCCTTTCAGCGGGATGCTCTATGCCTGGAACTGGCTGGTTTTTGTGGTGCCGAATGTATTTATCTGCACCGTCCTGATCTTTTCTGTGGGCCTGCTCTCCAAAAACCGGATGGCGATCTATGCATCGGCCGTGCTCGTGTATGTGCTCTATTTTGTCTGCTCGTTCTATTTTGAATCACCCATACTGGCCGGTTCCGCTCCTGCACATTCCAAAGACCTGACGGCTGCAGCACTGGGAGATCCTTTTGGCATATCCGCTTTTATGGAACAGAGCCGGTACCTCACCCCTGTCCAAAAAAACTCGGTATGGGTTTCCATGGAGGGGTACTTCCTGCTTAACCGCACCCTCTGGATTTCAATTTCATTTGTCCTGCTCGGAATCACCTACCGTCTCTTCTCATTTCGCACCCTTCAGGAGAGAAATCAGAAAACTTCAGCTTTAGCCGACGACGCTCCGGCATCGAAAAGTACCTATGAACCGCGGAGCGTTGTTTTAAAAACAAAAAGGGCCCTTTGGGCAGGCTTTTTTGCACAAAGCAGACTGGGAGTAAAACAGCTGCTGAAAAGTCTGCCCTTTCAGATAATACTGGCCTGTACCGCATTTGTAATGGGGTCTGAATTTTACTCCACACTGGTGGAAGGCGGCAGCTACTCTGAAAGCCTGTACCCGCTAACTTCCGTACTGGCCGATCTGAACAATATGGCCATATTCCTGTTCGGCTTTCTGCTGATCATCTTTTTCAGCGGCGAGTGGGTGTGGAAAGAACGGAACATTAACATGCACCAAATTCTGGATGCCACCCCTTTCTCAAACACCGGTTTCTTTCTGTCGAAGGTATCTGTACTCATCTGCATTCCGATACTCCTTATTACCCTTGAGATCGTGATTGCCATTGCTTTCCAATTGGTGCTGGGTGCCCCGCAGATCCATACGGGCGTCTATCTTGCCCTCTATTATTTCCAGGGGGTCCCTCTTCTTTTCTATATCCTGCTCGCACTGTTCTTACAATCTCTCTTGCCGAACAAATACCTGGCCATAGCCGTCACGGGACTTCTGGCCGCTGCATTTGGCACAAATCTGTCCGGAACCCTGGGGATTGAACATCCTCTCTTGAGAATCGGAGCCATGCCCGATGTCACCTTCTCCGGCATGACGGGAGTTGATAACAATGCTTACGCATTTTATCTGCTTTCCGGACACTGGATGATATTGGGCTGCATCCTGTCACTTCTTGCCTTCCGCGGATGGCGCCGGGGTGTGGAGGAACGATTCATGGATCGCGTCAGACAGATTGTAACCGGCTGGCCGGCCCAACACGCAATCATCCTGATTGTGCTGATTTTGGCCTTTCTTGGCACATCCTCGATGATCCTCTACAAAACAAATATTGAGGTGGATTACCTGTCAACCGCCAAACGACTTGACCTGCTTGCAGAGTACGAAAAAAAGTACAAGCCGTATGAATCGTTGGGGCAGCTCTTTCCTGTATCGATCACAACCGATATGGATCTTTATCCTGTTGACCGAAGCTATCGGGTGGATGCCCGGTATCTCCTCATCAACAAGAGTGAAATGCCGGTTGAACGCGTGCTCATCACAGAGAAAAAGCCGACTTCGGATGTCCGGCTCGAAGGCGCTGCTCTCACCGGACAGGACGCCGCTCTCGGAACTTTTGAATACGAATTTCACTCGCCTGTCATGCCCGGCGATACCGTTGCATTCAGCTATACCGCCGACGGTACACACCTGGGCCTTTTTTCCGGACATGACCTTGTAGATAACGGAAGCCTGGTGCATTTGGCCGATTTCAGTCCATTCCTGGGTTACGCCGACAGCCGGGAGATCAGGGACAGATCCGAGCGCCGCAAACGCGGCCTGCCTGATCGCATCGAGGAGATCCCTTCTGATGCCGACTTTGACGTTCCTGAATCCGGGTTCGGCCGGGTACAGTTTGAGACAACACTCTCCGTTCCCGCTTCGCAGCGCGGCATCTCTGTCGGCAGCCTGGAAGAGGAGTGGACCGAGAACGGTAGAAATTATTACAGGTACAAGGCTGACGTTCCGGTCATGCCCGCCATCACCTACCAATCGGCAGCCTATGACGTGGATATGGAATTCTATGGGGGCATCCGAATGGAATACTACACCCACCCCGGGCATGACTACAATATGTGTACCATCAGTGAGAGTGCACGTCACACTCTTGACTATGCCCTTCGGGAGTTTGGAGAGTACCGGCATGATCATCTTCGCATCGTGCAGGTGCCCTCGGTTTGGCGGTTCGGCGGGTATGCTCCCGCGGGTACCATCAGCATGACCGAAGACCGCCTTTATCTGGTAGACGAACGGGATCCGGAGGCGTTCAGTCTGGTGGCGAAACGCACAATACATGAGGTGGCACATCAATGGTGGGGTCATTTGCTGGCAACCCAGAATATCAGCGGTGGATCCATTTTCGTGGAAGGATTCGCCAAATACACCGAAGGCGTCGTAATGGAAAAACATTACGGCATGCCGTCTCTTTATCAGCTGGGTGAATCGGCAGGCCATCGCTATTTCACCGGCAGATCATACGCATCCACACCGGAGCAACCGCTCTACCTGGAACAGGGCGAGGGCTACATGCTGTACGGCAAAAGCTATTTTGTGATGATGGCTCTGAAAGAGCTGATTGGCGAAACCAGACTTAACGGGGTGCTCAGAACGCTGGTCGAACGTCATAAAGACGAAACCGATCCCACCGTCACTGCTCCCGATTTTCTGGATGAACTATACCGGGTCACTCCGGAAGAGAATCACAGTCTGATCGACGATTGGTTCAAAAAGATTATAACCTATGATTTATCGGTGACAGGAGCAGAGTATGATCGCCTCCCGGACGGTTCCTATGACATCACCCTCACTATCGAAGCGGAAAAACTGGAATCGGTTGACGGAGTGGAGTCGCCGGGTTCAATGAATGAACCCGTACCGATCGCGCTGTTCAGCGAACACCCTTCCAGAGCGTCAGGTGATCAAATTCTCTGGCTCAATCCGTTGGAGATCCGGTCCGGCAGTCAGCAGATTACGCTGAAGGTGAACTCACTGCCCCGCTACGCTTCGATCGATCCCTACGGAACCCGTCCCGATCCGGTACGACGTGACAATACGCTGCAATTGCCGGTGGAGGCAGATTAA
- a CDS encoding ABC transporter ATP-binding protein: MKNTLQIQNISKTYSNGVKALDDISLTLSNGMFGLLGANGAGKSSLMRTIATLQTPTSGRIFFNGDDIGKHPNSVRSCLGYLPQEFGVYPGVSAEELLHHIGVLKGLTDKASRSLQVESLLEQTNLWEHRKKHVHTFSGGMRRRFGIAQALLGSPRIIIVDEPTAGLDPEERHRFLNLLSSIGEKQIVILSTHIVADIYNLCTRMAVMSRGRIIEHGTPSDLVGTLKGTIWSKTVTNDELTRLLREHHVISTRLVAGKKQVHVKAESSPGGGFKEVDPTLEDFYFSVTSSKQPANENPVL; this comes from the coding sequence ATGAAAAATACATTGCAGATTCAAAATATTTCCAAAACCTACTCCAACGGCGTGAAGGCTCTGGATGACATCAGCCTCACCCTGTCGAATGGCATGTTTGGCTTGCTGGGAGCGAACGGGGCCGGTAAATCCTCCCTGATGCGGACCATCGCCACGCTGCAGACACCTACTTCAGGCAGAATTTTCTTTAACGGCGACGATATTGGGAAACACCCCAACTCCGTACGCTCCTGCCTGGGATACCTGCCGCAGGAGTTCGGGGTCTATCCGGGTGTGTCAGCCGAGGAACTGCTACACCACATCGGAGTGCTGAAGGGGCTGACGGACAAAGCATCCCGGAGCCTGCAGGTGGAAAGCCTGCTGGAACAGACCAATCTGTGGGAACACCGCAAAAAGCATGTGCACACCTTTTCGGGCGGAATGCGCCGGCGTTTCGGGATTGCGCAGGCCCTGTTGGGGTCGCCGCGGATCATCATTGTGGATGAACCCACTGCCGGGCTTGATCCCGAAGAGCGGCACAGGTTTCTGAACCTGCTCAGCAGCATCGGTGAGAAACAGATCGTGATCCTCTCCACCCACATCGTGGCCGACATCTATAATCTCTGCACCCGAATGGCAGTGATGAGCCGGGGACGAATTATCGAACACGGCACACCTTCCGATCTGGTTGGCACGCTTAAAGGCACGATCTGGAGCAAAACCGTAACCAACGATGAACTGACCCGCCTTCTCAGGGAGCATCATGTGATATCCACCCGGCTGGTAGCCGGAAAGAAACAGGTTCACGTGAAGGCGGAATCCTCCCCCGGGGGCGGATTTAAGGAGGTGGATCCCACGCTTGAGGATTTCTACTTCTCCGTGACCTCATCAAAGCAACCCGCAAATGAAAATCCTGTACTATGA
- a CDS encoding sensor histidine kinase — MCEFLYFEAMKSTLFRYRAFPVGFAVTYLLILFMEYIGLIRIPPDSWISNFLGFFFYAFFISLAMHKYLQKGGTLLRVGAGLLILVIVIFTTGYYTGHLRDNPLVILLLVFFWLMLFYFILPDFFRKYSILILILYCGSAIFFLYARLFTGSFEIYESEYKMWALTLFVLPVPILVILWIYEQWKWFRTLKAEKSKAELALLRSQVNPHFFFNTLNNLYSLVVQKSDKAPDVILKLSDMMRYTIYEGDKESVRLEDEIGYLQQYIDLHKIRYNKKVDVRFNAPDAADTFVAPLLFIVLLENAFKHGVETMREGAYIHITLENEGGNVRFEIRNNFNEFTVEETSGIGLENLKKRLRLLYPGRHSLDIVKENNNFTVTLELNTL, encoded by the coding sequence GTGTGCGAATTCCTCTATTTTGAGGCCATGAAAAGCACCCTTTTCAGATACCGGGCCTTTCCTGTGGGTTTTGCGGTCACGTACCTGCTGATTCTCTTTATGGAGTATATCGGCCTCATCCGGATACCGCCCGATAGCTGGATCTCCAATTTCCTTGGATTTTTCTTCTATGCGTTCTTTATCTCCCTTGCCATGCACAAGTACCTGCAGAAAGGCGGAACTCTGCTCAGAGTAGGCGCCGGTCTGCTGATCCTGGTGATCGTTATCTTTACTACCGGTTACTATACCGGCCACCTGCGTGACAATCCGCTGGTGATACTGCTTCTGGTCTTTTTCTGGCTGATGCTCTTCTACTTCATACTGCCGGACTTTTTCAGAAAGTACAGTATCCTGATCCTGATCTTGTATTGTGGGTCCGCGATCTTTTTTCTCTACGCGAGGCTATTTACCGGGAGTTTTGAAATCTATGAGAGCGAGTACAAAATGTGGGCGCTGACGCTCTTCGTACTGCCTGTTCCCATTTTAGTGATCCTCTGGATCTATGAGCAATGGAAGTGGTTCCGAACGCTTAAGGCTGAGAAATCAAAGGCGGAACTGGCATTACTGAGAAGCCAGGTAAATCCGCATTTTTTCTTCAACACTCTGAACAACCTCTATTCCCTGGTGGTGCAAAAGTCGGATAAAGCGCCTGATGTGATCCTGAAATTATCGGATATGATGCGCTACACAATTTATGAAGGAGACAAGGAAAGTGTGAGGCTGGAGGATGAAATCGGCTATCTTCAACAATATATTGACTTGCACAAAATTCGCTATAACAAAAAAGTGGATGTCCGTTTTAATGCACCGGATGCGGCTGATACTTTTGTGGCACCGCTGCTGTTTATTGTGCTCCTTGAAAATGCGTTCAAACACGGGGTGGAAACGATGCGCGAAGGGGCGTACATCCACATCACACTGGAGAACGAAGGCGGCAACGTGCGTTTTGAGATTCGTAACAATTTTAATGAATTCACTGTAGAAGAAACAAGCGGGATTGGTCTGGAGAACCTGAAGAAACGCCTGAGACTCCTCTATCCCGGCCGGCACTCACTGGATATTGTGAAGGAGAATAATAACTTCACGGTCACGCTTGAACTGAATACCCTATGA
- a CDS encoding LytR/AlgR family response regulator transcription factor: MIRCILVDDEPLAHELLNTYCDRLPHLEVVADCYDAMEALEWLSSNRADLMFLDLNMPKLKGFDFLRTLQNPPKVIVTTAYNEHALEGFELAVADYLVKPFSFERFLKAVNRAVSAVPDPRPVVNDNHESGPNTGFFIKGDNGYYRIDMRELLYVEASGNYCKVNLTDGQIVVHEKISDLEEQLPADRFIRIHRSFIVALDKIKTLHSDTVTVGETEISIGQTYSKAVRDVILKRE; this comes from the coding sequence ATGATCCGATGTATCCTTGTTGATGATGAACCGCTGGCTCACGAGCTGCTGAATACGTACTGCGACCGCCTGCCGCATTTGGAGGTAGTGGCTGACTGCTATGATGCCATGGAAGCCCTGGAGTGGCTGAGTTCCAACCGTGCAGACCTGATGTTTCTGGATCTGAACATGCCAAAGCTTAAAGGGTTTGATTTTTTACGGACCCTTCAGAATCCGCCTAAGGTGATTGTCACAACTGCCTATAATGAGCACGCTTTGGAAGGTTTTGAACTGGCTGTGGCCGACTACCTGGTAAAGCCCTTCAGTTTTGAGCGATTCCTTAAGGCGGTGAACCGGGCGGTTTCAGCTGTGCCTGATCCGCGTCCGGTCGTGAATGATAATCATGAATCTGGACCGAACACGGGTTTCTTTATAAAGGGGGATAACGGGTATTACCGGATTGATATGCGAGAGCTTTTATATGTGGAAGCCAGTGGCAATTACTGTAAAGTGAATCTCACGGATGGACAGATCGTAGTGCATGAAAAAATCTCGGATCTGGAGGAGCAGCTGCCGGCGGACCGTTTTATCCGGATCCACCGGTCATTCATCGTTGCACTCGATAAGATCAAAACCCTGCACAGTGACACGGTCACCGTTGGTGAGACGGAGATCTCGATCGGCCAAACCTACAGCAAGGCAGTAAGGGACGTGATTTTGAAGAGGGAATAG
- a CDS encoding serine hydrolase domain-containing protein, with amino-acid sequence MTTRNSFLIIFIGLLIAGTACTNQSQWSGLEREIDELIPSAVNDTTPGLIIGVVQNGEIIFQKGYGLANLNYSIPNDPEMVYNIGSVAKQFLGYAFAMQHDAGTLNIDDPVSDYLDDWPEFEETVTIRHLLNHSSGYREAYTMSSLAGREIGVDRMAASEAMEVVRRQPVLEFSPDSRYTYNSTAWVILSEIFKEATGIHAAAWVEENILDALRMNDTQIETHVGQVIENAAESYSFSDETGYTNEKSNRAIFGAADVFMNVPDAAKWINNMKTGELGGQEVLDLFLEPNELTNGINSGYAMGIGVGEYRGLRRYRHTGGHAAFGTQLSYYPDYDLGIFIVSNYSRGWLPSEDIAELILGDQMDPEASYEEERIALSDDLQAALPGRYINEDRNDMVELQVDEGKLLADGRTEMIPIGGGMFRVNGSTNRYDIEAGNEGTGPSRIIASGTNGIRIFTKVDAWEPVENELRMYSGEYRSDEIDSIMRLSVNEEGSLQVNHRWLGTAPLRPLARDIFQAGNGMMLEFDRDSSGRVTGFYINSGRTLDVWFERE; translated from the coding sequence ATGACCACACGAAACTCGTTTCTGATAATCTTTATCGGCCTGCTAATTGCGGGCACGGCTTGTACTAATCAAAGCCAATGGTCCGGCCTTGAACGGGAAATCGATGAATTGATCCCTTCAGCCGTCAACGATACGACACCCGGACTGATCATTGGTGTGGTACAAAATGGGGAGATCATCTTTCAAAAAGGGTACGGACTTGCCAATCTGAACTACAGCATCCCCAATGATCCGGAAATGGTCTACAACATCGGTTCGGTGGCCAAACAATTTTTGGGGTATGCCTTTGCCATGCAGCACGATGCCGGAACGCTGAATATTGATGATCCGGTCAGTGATTATTTAGATGACTGGCCTGAATTTGAGGAGACAGTGACGATTCGGCATCTTCTGAATCATAGCAGCGGGTACCGTGAGGCGTACACCATGTCGAGCCTCGCGGGGAGAGAGATCGGGGTGGATCGTATGGCGGCTTCTGAAGCGATGGAGGTGGTTAGGAGGCAGCCGGTACTGGAGTTTTCGCCCGACTCAAGGTATACCTACAACAGCACGGCATGGGTAATTCTGTCCGAAATCTTTAAAGAAGCGACGGGAATACATGCAGCAGCATGGGTTGAGGAAAATATCCTGGACGCACTCAGAATGAACGACACGCAGATTGAAACACACGTGGGTCAGGTGATTGAGAACGCAGCCGAGTCATACTCCTTCAGTGATGAGACCGGTTACACCAATGAGAAGAGCAATCGTGCCATTTTTGGCGCAGCCGACGTTTTCATGAATGTGCCGGATGCGGCAAAGTGGATCAACAATATGAAAACCGGCGAACTCGGCGGGCAGGAGGTGCTCGACCTGTTCCTGGAACCTAACGAACTCACCAACGGCATCAACTCGGGTTATGCCATGGGGATTGGCGTGGGTGAGTACAGAGGACTCAGGCGCTATCGCCATACCGGCGGACACGCCGCCTTCGGAACCCAGCTGAGCTACTATCCCGATTATGACCTGGGAATTTTTATCGTCTCAAATTACAGCCGCGGCTGGCTGCCGTCGGAAGATATAGCAGAATTGATCCTGGGAGATCAGATGGATCCGGAAGCCAGCTACGAGGAAGAACGGATTGCACTAAGCGATGACCTGCAGGCAGCTCTTCCCGGAAGGTACATTAATGAAGACCGCAACGACATGGTGGAATTGCAGGTGGACGAAGGGAAATTGCTGGCGGACGGAAGAACGGAAATGATTCCCATAGGTGGCGGCATGTTTCGTGTGAATGGCAGCACGAACCGCTATGACATTGAAGCCGGTAATGAAGGTACCGGACCTTCTCGGATTATCGCCAGCGGAACCAACGGCATAAGAATCTTTACGAAGGTGGATGCCTGGGAGCCGGTTGAAAACGAACTCAGAATGTATTCAGGCGAATACAGGAGCGATGAGATTGATTCCATCATGCGCCTCAGCGTGAATGAAGAAGGCTCGCTGCAGGTGAATCATCGCTGGCTGGGAACGGCGCCTTTGCGTCCTCTGGCAAGAGATATTTTCCAGGCCGGTAACGGCATGATGCTCGAGTTTGATCGCGATAGTTCCGGCAGGGTGACCGGATTTTATATTAACTCCGGCCGGACCCTGGATGTGTGGTTTGAACGGGAATAG
- a CDS encoding serine hydrolase domain-containing protein → MSDKKNIKNSIRAALALGTIISLYFVPWTLLWAWITPLPDTVQEQVENATDLGFDGIIVYVNQGGKEPASYAAGWHNSEQMIPADPQALFKIASIRKLYDAVAITKLIHDNRLSLDDTVAETFPGLQGRIENADVITLRMLVQHRSGIPNVTDTPNFWTDPPETNEEALERVLDLPADFEPDTDYSYSNTNYVILTELIEQVTGMSKFQFIKEEILNPLGLNNTFGSLQEVDINRLMSGYYVGVEEDIKTADYGSMIATAEDVGIFLRALNDGSLFEEGEQEIYSSIYAYDHTGLIPGYQSIAKYHRDIDTVVIQFTNTTDFEGYNWSLSEILYDRIVSILKRQ, encoded by the coding sequence ATGTCTGATAAGAAAAACATTAAAAATAGTATCAGAGCAGCACTCGCTCTTGGTACCATCATTTCCCTCTACTTCGTACCCTGGACCCTGCTATGGGCCTGGATCACGCCACTGCCCGATACGGTTCAGGAACAGGTCGAAAATGCGACGGATCTTGGTTTTGACGGAATCATCGTCTATGTGAATCAGGGCGGAAAAGAACCCGCATCGTATGCCGCCGGCTGGCACAACAGCGAACAGATGATTCCCGCCGATCCGCAGGCCCTTTTCAAAATTGCCAGTATCCGGAAGCTGTATGACGCCGTTGCGATCACCAAGCTGATCCATGATAACCGTCTCTCTCTGGACGATACCGTCGCCGAAACCTTTCCGGGACTTCAGGGAAGAATTGAAAATGCCGATGTTATCACATTGCGAATGCTGGTGCAGCACCGCAGCGGCATTCCCAATGTAACGGATACGCCAAATTTCTGGACAGACCCGCCTGAAACCAACGAGGAAGCCCTTGAACGGGTACTGGACCTGCCCGCAGATTTTGAGCCCGACACAGACTATTCCTATTCGAACACCAACTATGTTATTCTCACCGAACTCATTGAGCAGGTGACGGGAATGAGCAAATTTCAGTTTATCAAAGAAGAGATTCTGAACCCGCTGGGACTAAACAATACTTTTGGCTCACTCCAAGAGGTGGATATCAACAGATTGATGAGCGGGTATTACGTGGGGGTTGAGGAGGATATCAAAACAGCCGATTACGGCTCCATGATTGCCACGGCAGAGGATGTGGGCATCTTCCTGAGAGCACTTAACGACGGTTCACTGTTTGAAGAAGGTGAGCAGGAGATCTATTCATCGATCTATGCTTATGATCACACCGGACTCATCCCCGGCTATCAGAGCATTGCCAAATACCACCGGGATATCGATACGGTTGTCATTCAGTTCACGAACACAACGGATTTTGAAGGATATAACTGGTCGCTCTCGGAGATCCTGTATGATCGTATTGTGAGTATTCTGAAAAGGCAATAG